DNA from Plectropomus leopardus isolate mb chromosome 11, YSFRI_Pleo_2.0, whole genome shotgun sequence:
AGTAGAAATAAACAGCTAAATGTTCACCTGTTATGAAGGTGTAGGTACAGCTGGAGTCATCCCTCACCAAGGGGAAGAAGGCCTTCCATGACACAAATGTGCTGAAAAGTAACGTCTCGATTACCTGAAGAGTTGCCAGgagataaaatatgaaatgagaTGAGAATCATAGTTTCGTCCTCTCAACAGAGGAAAAGCCTCTGCAACAAAGTACAAACAGGATGTAACATGAAAATCAGGACAGCCTCACAACTACTAATATAATCTTACAACTGCCATTACTGCCACCTCTTTAACTATTGAAAGTAACAAGATGTGCATATGCTTACCTGAGTGCaaaggaaattacatttttatcaaaaccaCTGTTAGTCTCTTGTGTGCTTACCCAGTGTAGGTCTTTGAGAGACTGGGTGTGTGGCGGACCTCCCTGCCACCAACTGAAGCCCAGAGAGGAGACAACATCAGTTACCTTCCCCACCGCCTTCAGCAGGGCCTGCTTCGCCTGCTCCGCTCCCTCCTCTGACCCTAGAGCAGAGACAAGGATTCAGGAGAGGAAAAGCTTTCAGGTGGACCAATATGTCTATAGTCAGACAAATATGGGCTGATTGTTTTTGCGTGAAGCTGATATATTTTGCAAACAGAATTTGGAGCTGGGCCTCAGCCCTTGAGGAGATTTTTCTCCATTTAAGTCAGCTATAAGCAATATTTTGCAAGCCATTTAAAATAATAGAATGCCTAAAAATCTACACATCATTTGCTACATCGCTAGTGCCATTAGCAGGTCAGAATTTTCATTTATCCAGTGAAATTTTTCCACATCTACTGGACAATCCACTATGACTTTCTGTGCAGACATTTCGTGTCTCTAAACAATGAATCATATTGGCTTAGGTTATCTCCTGATTTCATCTCTAGCACCACCAGCAGGTTACATTTGTTGATCAGACTAAGGTGTGTCAACGACTATGGGATGGATTCAcatgaaatttaagacaaacATTTATGTCTACCTCAGGATTAATTCTGATAAGTGACTTTTCAGCTAGTACCACGATCAAGCCAAAATTAGTACCTTGGTTAAACTGATAActttcccatcagcctcagctgcaaTTTGTGTTTAGTGCCAATTTGGAAATGTTAGTATGCTGACACAGGTGTCAGGAGAATGGTGAAAAACATACCTACTAAACATGAGGACATCAAAACTGTCGTAGTGAGAATGTAAGCATGCTGACCTTTGCAAAGTACAGCTTCACAGAGCCACTATGATGGTTTTAGACTCTGGAGCTTGTTTAATCACTGGCATGGTGCTaatgaaaacagcatgaaaatagtaaaataatcatttttttcatacactTGCATCCTTCAAATAATGAACTTTGCAGTCTTGAGGGGTCGCTAGAGATTAGTGGCATTGCAGCCATgataggacatttctcggacagttctaggattttagtacatttctataATCTTAGgatgttttggattttaagacattactaggattttaggagcgttctagaattttaagttgttactaggattttaggatgttactaGGGCTTTAGGATGTCTCTGGGATTTCAGGCGTTTCCGGGGTTTcaggaagtttcttggatttcatgacatttcaaggattacAAGggggattttaagatgttaggggcttagctaggacgtCAGTCAGGAATCCTCCATTGGcacttttttgttaaacaagctctattttgatgctgtttatgcaTTCTGGCACCTCATTTATacttaaagaacaaaaacatttcccattGTGAATCACcttattttaattgtgaattagaaaatcatTGGGGGGCACCCAGAACTCtactgggggccagatttggcccatgggaCGTAAATTGAGTATCATTGCACAAGAATGTCAAATagatgaatgaatggatggatgagtAATCCAACTCACCTACATTCCCCACTATAGTGATGAGATTATCCTTTGTGTTGGGAGAGACAAATGATTGGAGCCTCTCCAGGCGGCTGCTGTCCCTGGAGATCACTGCAACTTTGaaaccttcacacacacacacacacacacacacacacacacacacacacacattagataCTACATTAATCTAttgtgcagacagacaaaaccaGCGCCTTTAGCACATATACAGTAGCACTAATCCCGTTCACATGAAAATGAGCATTCACTAATAGGCCTACATTGTCCAAATCAAGGCCATCAGAGGGACAAATGTGGCAGAGCAGCAGATGGTAACTTTATGCTCAGTGCAAACAGTAAAGCTATAGAGGCAATGCAAATCCCTGACCAGAGCACTCTCGTCACGACATCCTGACCTGCACTGTCTCCTTCCCTGGGTCATGCAGAGTGCAGCGGCACCAGAACAAATTGAATATAAGCCAGAGACTGTAGCATTGGGACTGTAAAAGCCTCTAAACAGGGTTGCTTTTAACAATCCAAActatacaattattattattttttattaaaaacaaacaaataaaacaataaaagtagATATGATAATGATAGACAATAACTGTAGATATGATGCTTTGTTGATTAAACCCTCAGCGGAAATATCCCAAACATGATAATTTTACCAAAAGCAAAAGTGATCAAAAACTCACAACACGCACTTAAAacacatatatttacattatataAAGGTTTGTGTTTGGCAATCAACTGGCACCTTACCTGATTGTTATATCTATCAGTGCAGCACTTGGAGATACACCCgaaaatttacaaatttacgCACGCAGATGCAATGTCAATATTGCCTTAACAGACTGTCATTTAACGATTCAAAGCCATAGAATGCCCATAAAGTACTAAAATAATCTGTAGATATTAAATTATCTACTGCACAATTTATCAAGATGGAATTGCCAGTGCGTAAAATCCGAAAGACATTCACTTGTGCGTAAAAAAGTCAGGTCAGTCTCCAAATTAATTTGGTTGTAAGAGTTAAcatagaaaatgtaaacatcatcAGCAGCTTCAAGGATTAATTGAGAATAATTCCAGTAAATATCCTCTTAGCAGTGGAGAGGGACTTTCTTTGTGACTCCAAGTGGTCCCTGGGCAGCTTACCTTTGTCCAGCAGTGCTTTAACGACCCCGGAGCCCACTGTGCCCGCTCCTCCCAGAGCTAACACAACCCTGTCCGAGTTTGACATGCTGGCTTTAGCTGCACACGCCTGCTGGAGGATGGAggatgactctgtgtgtgtgccgaAAGTGAAGCTGCTGATTTGTGCAGAGCATCTTGGCCAACCCAGGATGCTTTAAACTAAACTCAGGGGCCACAGTTCCGCCCTTCTACCACTGTCACTAAGGCCACGCCTGCAGGTCAACAAAAGAGGCTTACCACTGTCCCACCCCGGGAcagtgtatctgtgtgtgtgtgcttgtgtgtttacCCGCTGACAACGATAAGGCAATCGGTTCACGTGTAGGCTCGCAGGGCGCCTTAAACACAGAATGCTCCCATCTAGTGGAGGATTCACATAacacaattaaccctttgaagccagAGCATTTATCTCAAAAtcatggagagaaggcaatggCCATGTTTACATGATATGGCCCATGAATTAGCAAATACTGGTTTTAAAGTTACAAGAAtgttacctaaaaaaaaaagaattaaaagtatatactgtatatatatttataaatgtatttttcccttttctaaCAATCCTGCCTTCTTTTAGAGAAAAGAACAAGTTTTTAGGTAATTGTCTTGTTACTTTAACCAATTTCTTGAATTTGTAGGgcatttcttggcaagttggCCGTTGaccccccatgtttttaaaaaaacccaaaccaatTTGGTAAGTTTTGAAAGGGtaaaatagcttgtgaaagacgtttgaacgcagcacaagaatactgatgtcgatccaggtttcaaagggttaggtGGAAGCAGCACTGTAAGAAGTATTTAGGTccttaacttaagtaaaagtacgaATACCATCTTGTAAAAtgctgttacaagtaaaagtcctgcattgaaaatgttactcaaaAATAAGTAGACTGAGTAGGCGATAATCAGGATATGTAGACTACTTAAACATTACAAATACAGGTAGGCCTATTACGAGTGAAAGTAACCAATGCagacaaatctttaaaaaagaaacaaaccctcaaacctcaaaattataaattagAACATCTTAGTTCGTAAAAGTAACCAGTAACTAAAACTTTCAATTAAAAGTAATgaagtaagaaaacaaaaacattatttccctctgaaatgtagtggagtaaaagtataaagtgaaaaaatagcCTACTCaggtaaagtacaagtacctcaaattcatagtTAAGTTCACTACTTGAGTATATGCACTTTGTTTACATTCCATCACTTGGTAGAAGTAAACACGACACAGGCAGGCCTATGTTGGCCATTTATCGATTGATTTCGTAATATAGTTGCCGgctattttctctttctctagttttcagtttagttttgatCCTGAGTTTTGCAGCAGGACCCCTTCTCCCCGGCCCATCCTGGTGCTCCTACCAGATGCACCCATCTGAAGCTGGGGAAAATCCGTGCCACGTGACAATGTTTACTTTATCCGAGACAATCAAGCAGCTATCGGCTGCACGCAGATAGCCGTGTGGCCGGAAATGTTTTAGTCAACCTGATTTATTGATAAGCACCTGCATAACAGCCAGACACAGGTGAGTTTGTGTGTATCTAATGTGTCGAGCAAAGCTTTACTTTGATCAAACTTTCCGCTGTAGCTGCGAGGTAAGGCTAGCTTAGCTCCGACATCAGTGATTTTCTCTTGCACCGAGATATCATTCATAAcctataataatttaatgttgcCTAGCGTTTCGACAAAATCTCGTACCTTCTAAAATCCGTCACACAGCATTATCTAAATCAACGAGATTCGCTCTTTAATTCGGCGTTCGTCCAAAACATCTAGCGAATTTTCTTAAGAGGAAATTTGAACTTTTCTGAGGAAATTTGCTGTAACTTCCGGGGTCTTTCCCCACAGATTGTCTGTCTGCGGAGAGCCGTGTGTCCTCAGTTTTAAAAGTGGACTTTTCGTCTGTCGGTGGATTGTAGGTTAACCGAACTGAAATAACAGCTAGCACATTTCCGATCATATTTGACTGGTACATTCTATCAAGTTCAAAAACTATGAAGTTGGATGATCTTTATTAGAGATTTGGTGTGAATTTCTACGACAAAAACGCAACATTAACAGGTAACGTTAACCTAGCTAAACTAGCTATTCCGTATGTTGAAGCTAATGCTAACGTCAAGCAGAGATGCTGCTGAGTGATACAGAGTGATGCTGTCATATATTAACTGTTAGCTAAGTTAATGTTAAAACATGTTGGCTTATTTCGAAGGTAACGTTACgatgacattattttttctttacattcgGTGTCACAAGTTTCACTTTCGGTTACAAAGTGTTTacgaaaatacaacaaaaagcaGACTGAGCAGAAAAAGTTACTAGTCAGTTAACATTAATTCagtaaaaatcaagaaatacATAGAACACGATacaaatcaagaaaatatacattatatGTTTACACATGCAGAAATAATTATACATGACTTGAATGTAATgataatttcaatttaaaaaatttctaATGATTAAGAGCTCTTGATATGTTTAACTGTGGCATTTCATATCTGTCCTCCACGATATTTGAGGGAATATTggccatgttttgttctgtATAAAGGTAAAGGTGAAGCTGATCGGCCTGTCTAGTGTTATATGAATGACTTTGGAATTACATTCAAGGAAAATGGTAAAGGATGATGTTATAGGAGACATCAAAaacctgtatttatttataaacagATATATCTGATGAATATTCATGTCATTTACTGAGAGAATATTCAGTGTCCTGAACAGTGAAACAGAAGTCACGTTAAGCGATGACAGAGTTGCCAAACTTACACATTACCATGAATCAAATAGGGATACATCATCTGGCAGAATCAATATCATAACTCCTGCCCCTTGAAACAAGTATTATGAAATTGGAACATAGTTTGTAATATCTCAGGCAACTTCAGGATGTATTAATGAACATAACATTACCTCAACACCAAATCGCTTTAACTTACTGAAACCTACTCTAGTTTCATGAAGTTTGTACGCTCACCAAACAacacagatggagacatgaaatacaatgcttaaaaaaaacaaacaaacaaacaaatgtaacatttgttcCATGTGCATGCAACTTTCCTACTGAATGTCATCCAGTGTTTCATTTAAGGAAATCAGACTGTCTTGAGAGGGAATACTCTAAGTTTTAgctaaataataattatgaagaAACAGTACAGAGTTTCATTCTTCAAGTAAAtgtcctctttgtctctgtctcagctGAATGAAAGATATGAGCATCTCTAGGCACAGAGCCAGGGAGCTAGTGTCCATCTATGACCACAGTTTGGAGCAGCAAATTGTGGGACGTGGCTCCAGCCTGGCGTGTAGAGATGAGGAGCTGTGGAAACAGGTGCAGGGCCTGCTGAAAGACGGAGATGCTCAGGAGACGCACTGCCTGGGTCTGGATCCTCTGAGGGTGATGGAGGAGTcgctcacagcagcagcagcagcagcagcaacaacaacaaccgcAACCTGTGCTGGGCGAGTGAAAGCCAGAGGGGGCATGCAAGGCCTGGCTAAAGCTTTTGAGGTGCTGGAGCAAGCAGCCCTGAACCTGTACCTCGGTCCCTGGAGAGACGAGTACAAAGTCGTCAAGGTTGGCTGAAAAAAAGCGCTGAAACAATGAAGCCATGTATCAAAT
Protein-coding regions in this window:
- the si:dkey-238o13.4 gene encoding uncharacterized protein si:dkey-238o13.4; translation: MSNSDRVVLALGGAGTVGSGVVKALLDKGFKVAVISRDSSRLERLQSFVSPNTKDNLITIVGNVGSEEGAEQAKQALLKAVGKVTDVVSSLGFSWWQGGPPHTQSLKDLHWVIETLLFSTFVSWKAFFPLVRDDSSCTYTFITGGAGEKLLMPGTGFLTVGAASTLAFCQVLREEYPEVPCKLNQVKIDTGVATPERMAPGYLNHLDLGEAVATLVERRNTSHTVFTVNCPADLKTVLLEGNL